A portion of the Ricinus communis isolate WT05 ecotype wild-type chromosome 10, ASM1957865v1, whole genome shotgun sequence genome contains these proteins:
- the LOC8259340 gene encoding probable proteasome inhibitor isoform X2: MTNEKSVIAVIRAARPCFKNNPDKVVFAVHASFLAAGYVLIATGPSAFSDSAFYTSSTEEVGIETWNDSENEYAFVYANPDKGGKKVLLKCLVINDNLLLDALADGVPDPAHLEIRIGEFVRENGGTNISDQFKNLDELVRSIDADLLSKLDDSSSSLRPTSSSNQSGSGTSDGSKCGINEPGVGPESIGSQILPSGIVIPPINPNRGSDIFPGPGAGMYPTRGGFVGDGSMLIGPNDPRWFGGDPNFPGGNPNFPGGLPGVPPGSRFDPYGPPGVPGFEPNRFARNRPRPGRGTHPDLEHFGGGSDFI, from the exons ATGACTAACGAGAAATCCGTAATAGCAGTAATTAGAGCCGCAAGGCCATGTTTCAAAAACAATCCCGACAAAGTTGTGTTTGCTGTTCACGCCTCTTTTCTCGCTGCCGGTTACGTTCTAATCGCCACTGGTCCCTCTGCTTTCTCCGATTCCGCCTTTTACACTTCCTCTACTG AAGAGGTAGGGATTGAAACATGGAATGATTCAGAAAACGAATATGCTTTTGTTTATGCAAACCCTGACAAAGGAGGAAAGAAAGTTTTGCTCAAGTGTTTGgttattaatgataatttgCTTCTTGATGCTTTGGCTGATGGCGTGCCTGACCCGGCTCATCTCGAAATCAG GATTGGGGAGTTTGTCAGGGAAAATGGAGGAACAAATATTTCAGATCAGTTTAAGAATTTGGATGAGCTTGTTCGGTCTATAGATGCTGACCTTTTGTCTAAATTGGatgattcttcttcttctttgaggCCAACTTCCTCGAGCAATCAATCAGG GTCAGGAACAAGTGATGGATCAAAGTGTGGCATAAATGAGCCTGGTGTTGGACCTGAATCAATAggttctcaaattcttccttCAGG AATTGTAATTCCTCCTATTAATCCCAATCGTGGTAGCGATATTTTCCCTGGTCCTGGTGCTGGAATGTATCCAACAAG GGGGGGCTTTGTCGGTGATGGGAGCATGCTTATAG GGCCTAATGATCCTCGATGGTTTGGTGGAGATCCAAATTTCCCTGGTGGAAATCCAAATTTCCCTGGTGGACTACC GGGTGTTCCTCCAGGATCTCGTTTTGATCCCTATGGTCCACCTGGGGTCCCTGGCTTTGAGCCTAACCGATTTGCCAG AAACCGACCAAGGCCTGGTCGGGGCACTCATCCAGATCTCGAGCATTTTGGGGGTGGTTCGGATTTCATTTAG
- the LOC8259340 gene encoding probable proteasome inhibitor isoform X1 has product MTNEKSVIAVIRAARPCFKNNPDKVVFAVHASFLAAGYVLIATGPSAFSDSAFYTSSTEEVGIETWNDSENEYAFVYANPDKGGKKVLLKCLVINDNLLLDALADGVPDPAHLEIRIGEFVRENGGTNISDQFKNLDELVRSIDADLLSKLDDSSSSLRPTSSSNQSGSGTSDGSKCGINEPGVGPESIGSQILPSGIVIPPINPNRGSDIFPGPGAGMYPTRGGFVGDGSMLIGPNDPRWFGGDPNFPGGNPNFPGGLPRGVPPGSRFDPYGPPGVPGFEPNRFARNRPRPGRGTHPDLEHFGGGSDFI; this is encoded by the exons ATGACTAACGAGAAATCCGTAATAGCAGTAATTAGAGCCGCAAGGCCATGTTTCAAAAACAATCCCGACAAAGTTGTGTTTGCTGTTCACGCCTCTTTTCTCGCTGCCGGTTACGTTCTAATCGCCACTGGTCCCTCTGCTTTCTCCGATTCCGCCTTTTACACTTCCTCTACTG AAGAGGTAGGGATTGAAACATGGAATGATTCAGAAAACGAATATGCTTTTGTTTATGCAAACCCTGACAAAGGAGGAAAGAAAGTTTTGCTCAAGTGTTTGgttattaatgataatttgCTTCTTGATGCTTTGGCTGATGGCGTGCCTGACCCGGCTCATCTCGAAATCAG GATTGGGGAGTTTGTCAGGGAAAATGGAGGAACAAATATTTCAGATCAGTTTAAGAATTTGGATGAGCTTGTTCGGTCTATAGATGCTGACCTTTTGTCTAAATTGGatgattcttcttcttctttgaggCCAACTTCCTCGAGCAATCAATCAGG GTCAGGAACAAGTGATGGATCAAAGTGTGGCATAAATGAGCCTGGTGTTGGACCTGAATCAATAggttctcaaattcttccttCAGG AATTGTAATTCCTCCTATTAATCCCAATCGTGGTAGCGATATTTTCCCTGGTCCTGGTGCTGGAATGTATCCAACAAG GGGGGGCTTTGTCGGTGATGGGAGCATGCTTATAG GGCCTAATGATCCTCGATGGTTTGGTGGAGATCCAAATTTCCCTGGTGGAAATCCAAATTTCCCTGGTGGACTACC CAGGGGTGTTCCTCCAGGATCTCGTTTTGATCCCTATGGTCCACCTGGGGTCCCTGGCTTTGAGCCTAACCGATTTGCCAG AAACCGACCAAGGCCTGGTCGGGGCACTCATCCAGATCTCGAGCATTTTGGGGGTGGTTCGGATTTCATTTAG
- the LOC8278133 gene encoding uncharacterized protein LOC8278133 isoform X2, whose translation MEGKKQQLGSSSSSSFTSELFGSKDSSSSSSGIFGSIFAPPPKVLGRGSLRSEMVGKKQDSANGSWNTIPGPPAETSKSNESEGQNIPSRDTGSFYQDQKVQPCHLSSSIYYGGQDIYHHPQNSQSSSHSMFKKEGTEDDSGSASRGNWWQGSLYY comes from the exons ATGGAAGGAAAGAAGCAGCAATTgggttcttcctcttcttcatcatTTACTTCTGAACTGTTTGGTTCTAaagattcttcttcttcttcctctggGATTTTTGGCTCTATTTTTGCACCTCCTCCTAAG GTGTTGGGGAGAGGGTCACTACGATCTGAGATGGTTGGCAAGAAGCAGGATTCTGCTAATGGTTCTTGGAACACCATACCTGGACCTCCAG cCGAAACTTCTAAAAGCAACGAGAGTGAAGGTCAGAACATTCCAAGTAGAGATACAGGTTCCTTTTATCAGGATCAGAAAGTGCAACCATGCCATCTCAGTTCATCAATCTATTATGGTGGTCAAGACATTTATCATCATCCCCAGAATAGCCAGAGCTCTAGTCACTCAATG TTCAAGAAAGAAGGGACAGAAGACGATTCTGGAAGTGCTTCAAGAGGAAACTGGTGGCAGG GGTCTCTGTATTACTGA
- the LOC8278133 gene encoding uncharacterized protein LOC8278133 isoform X1 has product MEGKKQQLGSSSSSSFTSELFGSKDSSSSSSGIFGSIFAPPPKVLGRGSLRSEMVGKKQDSANGSWNTIPGPPAETSKSNESEGQNIPSRDTGSFYQDQKVQPCHLSSSIYYGGQDIYHHPQNSQSSSHSMYHGWFSQHHLVNWLMPHDQIEELLTCSINSFSSRKKGQKTILEVLQEETGGRGLCITEISSAMTHTQLGTYIT; this is encoded by the exons ATGGAAGGAAAGAAGCAGCAATTgggttcttcctcttcttcatcatTTACTTCTGAACTGTTTGGTTCTAaagattcttcttcttcttcctctggGATTTTTGGCTCTATTTTTGCACCTCCTCCTAAG GTGTTGGGGAGAGGGTCACTACGATCTGAGATGGTTGGCAAGAAGCAGGATTCTGCTAATGGTTCTTGGAACACCATACCTGGACCTCCAG cCGAAACTTCTAAAAGCAACGAGAGTGAAGGTCAGAACATTCCAAGTAGAGATACAGGTTCCTTTTATCAGGATCAGAAAGTGCAACCATGCCATCTCAGTTCATCAATCTATTATGGTGGTCAAGACATTTATCATCATCCCCAGAATAGCCAGAGCTCTAGTCACTCAATG TATCATGGCTGGTTTTCTCAGCATCATCTTGTAAATTGGCTCATGCCTCATGATCAAATTGAGGAACTTCTGACATGTTCTATTAACTCATTCAGTTCAAGAAAGAAGGGACAGAAGACGATTCTGGAAGTGCTTCAAGAGGAAACTGGTGGCAGG GGTCTCTGTATTACTGAGATCTCATCTGCCATGACACATACTCAGCTAG GCACGTATATAACATAG
- the LOC8279737 gene encoding uncharacterized protein LOC8279737 — protein sequence MLTGNKRNMTVSSKSSSLLLLLLLVLTVSLSQKSIITEARTLSFLPEHAGKSKIFATLGIVCKCCDGNLQGECTSTWKGTCRKLQCLPWKIG from the exons ATGCTTActggaaataaaagaaacatgaCTGTGTCTTCTAAGTCTTCTTCTCTGCTTTTGCTGCTTCTGCTTGTACTTACAGTTTCTTTATCCCAAAAATCCATTATTACAGAAGCAAGAAccctttctttccttcctGAGCA TGCAGGCAAATCAAAGATTTTTGCAACGCTTGGAATTGTTTGCAAGTGCTGTGATGGAAACCTGCAGGGTGAATGCACAAGTACATGGAAGGGAACTTGCCGTAAGCTTCAATGCCTTCCTTGGAAGATAGGCTAG
- the LOC8278133 gene encoding uncharacterized protein LOC8278133 isoform X3 produces MVGKKQDSANGSWNTIPGPPAETSKSNESEGQNIPSRDTGSFYQDQKVQPCHLSSSIYYGGQDIYHHPQNSQSSSHSMYHGWFSQHHLVNWLMPHDQIEELLTCSINSFSSRKKGQKTILEVLQEETGGRGLCITEISSAMTHTQLGTYIT; encoded by the exons ATGGTTGGCAAGAAGCAGGATTCTGCTAATGGTTCTTGGAACACCATACCTGGACCTCCAG cCGAAACTTCTAAAAGCAACGAGAGTGAAGGTCAGAACATTCCAAGTAGAGATACAGGTTCCTTTTATCAGGATCAGAAAGTGCAACCATGCCATCTCAGTTCATCAATCTATTATGGTGGTCAAGACATTTATCATCATCCCCAGAATAGCCAGAGCTCTAGTCACTCAATG TATCATGGCTGGTTTTCTCAGCATCATCTTGTAAATTGGCTCATGCCTCATGATCAAATTGAGGAACTTCTGACATGTTCTATTAACTCATTCAGTTCAAGAAAGAAGGGACAGAAGACGATTCTGGAAGTGCTTCAAGAGGAAACTGGTGGCAGG GGTCTCTGTATTACTGAGATCTCATCTGCCATGACACATACTCAGCTAG GCACGTATATAACATAG